In Drosophila bipectinata strain 14024-0381.07 chromosome 2R, DbipHiC1v2, whole genome shotgun sequence, one genomic interval encodes:
- the LOC108123130 gene encoding CDK5RAP3 protein homolog codes for MNESEIPIDIHTLKLQDWLVSRRIVPKNVQREIKEIHTKISNALQDMPSNEQLIKLLARTNINYYHVKEIIEILKQTEKDTKSVFGTYGSQRMKDWQEICRLYEKNATYLAETAQIFVRNVNYEIPGVRKQMTKLEQQTDESLKRAQDLNKPETQFLSEHAALLDQLGVKGENLHTEFLEVLSGLPDLYAKSLQGIGTIQAGIDLYAEVSGHKQPLPILSHLVEFGNTTVYQYIHKEAPLVVEEPPIRLNLSEGAAPKDSDNAANEIDFGAIDFGTDDNGGTSSTVSAEIIDYGDFGNVDMQENDGGGIDWGIESAPTDAVEINFDIPVEEYGIVVEGTGMDGGTAKGDQAYTLLDSPNYRDRFLDEIYELESFLKLRLYELKQLESSSDIMFSLMDNIATHDAESINKILRNVEKLIQQTSDEQTRHLFQLKHSPKYANLLASKLQQMTKAVEKLRSNREALKKRAVELREQRQELNPVLEELIAQTRTLQGHIEKDISKRYKNRVVNLMGGVN; via the exons atGAAT GAGTCTGAGATTCCCATTGACATTCACACGCTGAAGCTGCAGGATTGGCTGGTCAGCAGGAGGATCGTCCCGAAGAATGTGCAGCGAGAAATTAAGGAGATTCACACAAAAATTAGCAATGCCCTCCAGGATATGCCTTCCAACGAGCAACTCATCAAGCTATTGGCCAGAACAA ACATAAACTACTACCATGTAAAGGAAATAATAGAGATCCTGAAGCAAACGGAGAAGGATACAAAGAGTGTGTTTGGAACCTATGGAAGTCAGCGTATGAAGGATTGGCAGGAGATCTGTCGGCTCTACGAAAAGAACGCCACATACCTGGCCGAGACGGCCCAGATCTTTGTGCGAAACGTCAACTATGAGATTCCCGGGGTGCGCAAGCAAATGACCAAGTTGGAGCAGCAGACCGACGAGAGCCTAAAGCGAGCTCAAGACCTGAACAAGCCCGAGACCCAGTTCTTATCCGAGCACGCCGCTCTTTTGGACCAATTAGGCGTGAAGGGCGAAAACTTGCATACAGAGTTCTTGGAGGTGCTGTCTGGTCTGCCCGATCTGTATGCCAAGTCGCTGCAGGGAATCGGAACCATTCAGGCGGGAATCGACCTCTACGCTGAGGTTAGCGGCCACAAGCAGCCGCTGCCCATTTTGAGCCATTTGGTGGAGTTCGGAAACACCACTGTGTACCAGTACATTCACAAGGAAGCACCGCTGGTCGTGGAGGAGCCTCCAATTAGACTTAACCTCAGCGAAGGCGCCGCGCCGAAGGATTCGGATAACGCAGCAAATGAAATTGACTTTGGTGCTATCGATTTTGGCACAGACGACAATGGTGGGACATCTTCCACCGTCTCGGCGGAGATTATCGATTACGGGGACTTTGGAAACGTGGACATGCAGGAGAATGATGGCGGTGGTATCGACTGGGGCATCGAGAGTGCTCCCACCGATGCCGTGGAAATAAACTTCGACATTCCGGTTGAGGAGTACGGAATAGTGGTGGAGGGCACCGGCATGGATGGTGGCACAGCCAAAG GGGATCAGGCCTACACCTTGCTGGACTCTCCCAACTATCGGGATAGGTTCTTGGATGAAATCTACGAACTGGAATCATTCCTGAAGCTGCGTCTTTACGAACTCAAGCAGTTGGAGTCCTCCAGTGACATCATGTTCTCCCTAATGGATAACATAGCCACGCACGATGCGGAGAGCATCAACAAGATCCTGCGGAATGTCGAGAAGCTCATCCAGCAGACCTCCGACGAGCAGACGCGCCATCTCTTCCAGCTGAAGCACTCGCCGAAATACGCCAACCTGCTGGCCAGCAAGCTGCAGCAGATGACCAAGGCCGTGGAGAAGCTTCGCTCCAACCGAGAAGCCCTCAAGAAGCGGGCCGTCGAGCTGCGGGAACAGCGGCAGGAGTTGAATCCTGTACTGGAGGAACTGATTGCTCAGACCCGGACGCTGCAGGGCCATATTGAAAAGGACATCTCGAAGCGCTACAAAAATCGGGTGGTCAACCTAATGGGGGGTGTTAACTAA